In a single window of the Pongo abelii isolate AG06213 chromosome 1, NHGRI_mPonAbe1-v2.0_pri, whole genome shotgun sequence genome:
- the PEAR1 gene encoding platelet endothelial aggregation receptor 1 isoform X1, whose product MSPPLCPLLLLAVGLRLAGTLNPSDPNTCSFWESFTTTTKESHSRPFSLLPSEPCERPWEGPHTCPQPKVVYRTVYRQVVKTDHRQRLQCCHGFYESRGFCVPLCAQECVHGRCVAPNQCQCVPGWRGDDCSSECALGMWGPQCDKPCSCGNNSSCDPKSGVCSCSSGLQPPNCLQSCTPGYYGPACQFHCQCHGAPCDPQTGACFCPAERTGPSCDVSCSQGTSGFFCPSTHPCQNGGVFQTPQGSCSCPPGWMGTICSLPCPEGFHGPNCSQECRCHNGGLCDRFTGQCRCAPGYTGDRCREECPVGRFGQDCAETCDCAPDARCFPANGACLCEHGFTGDRCTDRLCPDGFYGLSCQAPCTCDPEHSLSCHPMNGECSCLPGWAGLHCNESCPQDTHGPGCQEHCLCLHGGVCQATSGLCQCAPGYTGPHCASLCPPDTYGVNCSARCSCENAIACSPIDGECICKEGWQRGNCSVPCPPGTWGFGCNASCQCAHEAVCSPQTGACTCTPGWHGAHCQLPCPKGQFGEGCASHCDCDHSDGCDPVHGRCQCQAGWMGARCHLSCPEGLWGVNCSNTCTCKNGGTCLPENGNCVCAPGFRGPSCQRSCQPGRYGKRCVPCKCTNHSFCHPSNGTCYCLAGWTGPDCSQPCPPGHWGENCAQTCQCHHGGTCHPQDGSCICPPGWTGHHCLEGCPLGTFGANCSQPCQCGPGEKCHPETGACVCPPGHSGAPCRIGIQEPFTVMPTTPVAYNSLGAVIGIAVLGSLVVALVALFIGYRHWQKGKEHHHLAVAYSSGRLDGSEYVMPDVPPSYSHYYSNPSYHTLSQCSPNPPPPNKVPGPLFASLQATERPGGAQGHDNHTTLPADWKHRREPPPGPLDRGSSRLDRSYSYSYSNGPGPFYNKGLISEEELGASVASLSSENPYATIRDLPSLPGGPRESSYMEMKGPPSGSSPRQPPQFWDSQRRRQPQSQRDSGTYEQPSPLIHDRDSVGSQPPLPPGLPPGHYDSPKNSHIPGHYDLPPVRHPPSPPLRRQDR is encoded by the exons ATGTCACCGCCTCTGTGTCCCCTCCTTCTCCTGGCTGTGGGCCTGCGGCTGGCTGGAACTCTCAACCCCAGTGATCCCAACACCTGCAGCTTCTGGGAAAG CTTCACTACCACCACCAAGGAGTCCCACTCCCGCCCCTTCAGCCTGCTCCCCTCAGAGCCCTGCGAGCGGCCCTGGGAGGGCCCCCATACTTGCCCCCAGCCCAA GGTTGTATACCGGACCGTGTACCGTCAGGTGGTGAAGACGGACCACCGCCAGCGCCTGCAGTGCTGCCATGGCTTCTATGAGAGCAGGGGGTTCTGTGTCC CGCTCTGTGCCCAGGAGTGTGTCCATGGCCGTTGTGTGGCACCCAATCAGTGCCAATGTGTGCCAGGCTGGCGGGGCGATGACTGTTCCAGTG AGTGTGCCCTAGGAATGTGGGGGCCACAGTGTGACAAGCCCTGCAGCTGCGGCAACAACAGCTCGTGTGATCCCAAGAGTGGGGTATGTTCTTGCTCTTCTGGTCTGCAGCCCCCGAACTGCCTTCAGTCCTGTACCCCTGGCTACTATGGCCCTGCCTGCCAGTTCCACTGCCAGTGCCACGGGGCACCCTGTGATCCCCAGACTGGAGCCTGCTTCTGCCCCGCAGAGAGAACTGGACCCAG CTGTGACGTGTCCTGTTCCCAGGGCACTTCTGGCTTCTTCTGCCCCAGCACCCATCCTTGCCAAAATGGAGGTGTCTTCCAAACCCCACAGGGCTCCTGCAGCTGCCCCCCTGGCTGGATG GGCACCATTtgctccctgccctgcccagagGGCTTTCATGGACCCAACTGCTCCCAGGAATGTCGCTGCCACAACGGCGGCCTCTGTGACCGATTCACTGGGCAGTGCCGCTGCGCTCCGGGTTACACTGGGGATCG GTGCCGGGAGGAGTGCCCGGTGGGCCGCTTTGGGCAGGACTGTGCTGAGACGTGCGACTGCGCCCCGGACGCCCGTTGCTTCCCGGCCAACGGCGCATGTCTGTGCGAACACGGCTTCACTGGGGACCGCTGCACGGATCGCCTCTGCCCCGACGGCTTCTACGGTCTCAGCTGCCAGGCCCCCTGCACCTGCGACCCGGAGCACAGCCTCAG CTGCCACCCGATGAACGGGGAGTGCTCCTGCCTGCCGGGCTGGGCGGGCCTCCACTGCAATGAGAGCTGCCCGCAGGACACGCACGGGCCAGGGTGCCAGGAGCACTGTCTCTGCCTGCACGGCGGCGTCTGCCAGGCTACCAGCGGCCTCTGTCAGTGCGCGCCGGGTTACACG GGCCCTCACTGTGCTAGTCTTTGTCCTCCTGACACCTACGGTGTCAACTGTTCTGCACGCTGCTCATGTGAAAATGCCATCGCCTGCTCACCCATCGACGGCGAGTGTATCTGCAAGGAAG gtTGGCAGCGTGGTAACTGCTCTGTGCCCTGCCCACCTGGAACCTGGGGCTTCGGTTGCAATGCCAGCTGCCAGTGTGCCCATGAGGCAGTCTGCAGCCCCCAAACTGGAGCCTGTACCTGCACCCCTGGGTGGCATGGGGCCCACTGCCAGCTTCCCTGTCCG AAGGGGCAGTTTGGAGAAGGTTGTGCCAGTCACTGTGACTGTGACCACTCTGATGGCTGTGACCCTGTTCATGGACGCTGTCAGTGCCAGGCTGGCTGGATGG GCGCCCGCTGCCACCTGTCCTGCCCTGAGGGCTTATGGGGAGTCAACTGTAGCAACACCTGCACCTGCAAGAATGGGGGCACCTGTCTCCCTGAGAATGGCAACTGTGTGTGTGCACCCGGATTCCGAGGCCCCTCCTGCCAGAGAT CCTGTCAGCCTGGCCGCTATGGCAAACGCTGTGTGCCCTGCAAGTGCACTAACCACTCCTTCTGCCACCCCTCGAACGGGACCTGCTACTGCCTGGCTGGCTGGACAGGCCCCGACTGCTCCCAGC CATGCCCTCCAGGACACTGGGGAGAAAACTGTGCCCAGACCTGCCAATGTCACCATGGTGGGACCTGCCATCCCCAGGATGGGAGCTGTATCTGccccccaggctggactggacACCACTGCTTAGAAG GCTGCCCTCTGGGGACATTTGGTGCTAACTGCTCCCAGCCATGCCAGTGTGGTCCTGGAGAAAAGTGCCACCCAGAGACTGGGGCCTGTGTATGTCCCccagggcacagtggtgcaccTTGCAGGATTG GAATCCAGGAGCCCTTTACAGTGATGCCGACCACTCCAGTAGCGTATAACTCGCTGGGTGCAGTGATTGGCATTGCAGTGCTGGGGTCCCTTGTGGTAGCCCTGGTGGCACTGTTCATTGGCTATCGGCACTGGCAAAAAGGCAAGGAACACCACCACTTGGCTGTGGCTTACAGCAGCGGGCGACTGGATGGCTCCGAGTATGTCATGCCAG ATGTCCCTCCGAGCTACAGTCACTACTACTCCAACCCCAGCTACCACACCCTGTCGCAGTGCTCCCCAAACCCCCCACCCCCTAACAAG GTTCCAGGCCCGCTCTTTGCCAGCCTGCAGGCCACTGAGCGGCCAGGTGGGGCCCAAGGGCATGATAACCACACCACCCTGCCTGCTGACTGGAAGCACCGCCGGGAGCCCCCTCCAGGGCCTCTGGACAGGG ggaGCAGCCGCCTGGACCGAAGCTACAGCTATAGCTACAGCAATGGCCCAGGTCCATTCTATAATAAAG GGCTCATCTCTGAAGAGGAGCTCGGGGCCAGTGTGGCTTCCCTGAGCAGTGAGAACCCCTATGCCACCATCCGGGACCTGCCCAGCTTGCCAGGGGGCCCCCGGGAGAGCAGCTACATGGAGATGAAAGGCCCTCCCTCAGGATCTTCCCCCAGGCAGCCTCCTCAGTTCTGGGACAGCCAGAGGCGGCGGCAACCCCAGTCACAGAGAGACAGTGGCACCTATGAGCAGCCCAGTCCCCTGATCCATG ACCGAGACTCTGTGGGCTCCCAGCCCCCTCTGCCTCCGGGCCTACCCCCCGGCCACTATGACTCACCCAAGAACAGCCACATCCCTGGACATTATGACTTGCCTCCAGTACGGCATCCCCCATCACCTCCACTTCGACGCCAGGACCGTTGA
- the PEAR1 gene encoding platelet endothelial aggregation receptor 1 isoform X2 has product MVCVGVVYRTVYRQVVKTDHRQRLQCCHGFYESRGFCVPLCAQECVHGRCVAPNQCQCVPGWRGDDCSSECALGMWGPQCDKPCSCGNNSSCDPKSGVCSCSSGLQPPNCLQSCTPGYYGPACQFHCQCHGAPCDPQTGACFCPAERTGPSCDVSCSQGTSGFFCPSTHPCQNGGVFQTPQGSCSCPPGWMGTICSLPCPEGFHGPNCSQECRCHNGGLCDRFTGQCRCAPGYTGDRCREECPVGRFGQDCAETCDCAPDARCFPANGACLCEHGFTGDRCTDRLCPDGFYGLSCQAPCTCDPEHSLSCHPMNGECSCLPGWAGLHCNESCPQDTHGPGCQEHCLCLHGGVCQATSGLCQCAPGYTGPHCASLCPPDTYGVNCSARCSCENAIACSPIDGECICKEGWQRGNCSVPCPPGTWGFGCNASCQCAHEAVCSPQTGACTCTPGWHGAHCQLPCPKGQFGEGCASHCDCDHSDGCDPVHGRCQCQAGWMGARCHLSCPEGLWGVNCSNTCTCKNGGTCLPENGNCVCAPGFRGPSCQRSCQPGRYGKRCVPCKCTNHSFCHPSNGTCYCLAGWTGPDCSQPCPPGHWGENCAQTCQCHHGGTCHPQDGSCICPPGWTGHHCLEGCPLGTFGANCSQPCQCGPGEKCHPETGACVCPPGHSGAPCRIGIQEPFTVMPTTPVAYNSLGAVIGIAVLGSLVVALVALFIGYRHWQKGKEHHHLAVAYSSGRLDGSEYVMPDVPPSYSHYYSNPSYHTLSQCSPNPPPPNKVPGPLFASLQATERPGGAQGHDNHTTLPADWKHRREPPPGPLDRGSSRLDRSYSYSYSNGPGPFYNKGLISEEELGASVASLSSENPYATIRDLPSLPGGPRESSYMEMKGPPSGSSPRQPPQFWDSQRRRQPQSQRDSGTYEQPSPLIHDRDSVGSQPPLPPGLPPGHYDSPKNSHIPGHYDLPPVRHPPSPPLRRQDR; this is encoded by the exons ATGGTCTGTGTCGG GGTTGTATACCGGACCGTGTACCGTCAGGTGGTGAAGACGGACCACCGCCAGCGCCTGCAGTGCTGCCATGGCTTCTATGAGAGCAGGGGGTTCTGTGTCC CGCTCTGTGCCCAGGAGTGTGTCCATGGCCGTTGTGTGGCACCCAATCAGTGCCAATGTGTGCCAGGCTGGCGGGGCGATGACTGTTCCAGTG AGTGTGCCCTAGGAATGTGGGGGCCACAGTGTGACAAGCCCTGCAGCTGCGGCAACAACAGCTCGTGTGATCCCAAGAGTGGGGTATGTTCTTGCTCTTCTGGTCTGCAGCCCCCGAACTGCCTTCAGTCCTGTACCCCTGGCTACTATGGCCCTGCCTGCCAGTTCCACTGCCAGTGCCACGGGGCACCCTGTGATCCCCAGACTGGAGCCTGCTTCTGCCCCGCAGAGAGAACTGGACCCAG CTGTGACGTGTCCTGTTCCCAGGGCACTTCTGGCTTCTTCTGCCCCAGCACCCATCCTTGCCAAAATGGAGGTGTCTTCCAAACCCCACAGGGCTCCTGCAGCTGCCCCCCTGGCTGGATG GGCACCATTtgctccctgccctgcccagagGGCTTTCATGGACCCAACTGCTCCCAGGAATGTCGCTGCCACAACGGCGGCCTCTGTGACCGATTCACTGGGCAGTGCCGCTGCGCTCCGGGTTACACTGGGGATCG GTGCCGGGAGGAGTGCCCGGTGGGCCGCTTTGGGCAGGACTGTGCTGAGACGTGCGACTGCGCCCCGGACGCCCGTTGCTTCCCGGCCAACGGCGCATGTCTGTGCGAACACGGCTTCACTGGGGACCGCTGCACGGATCGCCTCTGCCCCGACGGCTTCTACGGTCTCAGCTGCCAGGCCCCCTGCACCTGCGACCCGGAGCACAGCCTCAG CTGCCACCCGATGAACGGGGAGTGCTCCTGCCTGCCGGGCTGGGCGGGCCTCCACTGCAATGAGAGCTGCCCGCAGGACACGCACGGGCCAGGGTGCCAGGAGCACTGTCTCTGCCTGCACGGCGGCGTCTGCCAGGCTACCAGCGGCCTCTGTCAGTGCGCGCCGGGTTACACG GGCCCTCACTGTGCTAGTCTTTGTCCTCCTGACACCTACGGTGTCAACTGTTCTGCACGCTGCTCATGTGAAAATGCCATCGCCTGCTCACCCATCGACGGCGAGTGTATCTGCAAGGAAG gtTGGCAGCGTGGTAACTGCTCTGTGCCCTGCCCACCTGGAACCTGGGGCTTCGGTTGCAATGCCAGCTGCCAGTGTGCCCATGAGGCAGTCTGCAGCCCCCAAACTGGAGCCTGTACCTGCACCCCTGGGTGGCATGGGGCCCACTGCCAGCTTCCCTGTCCG AAGGGGCAGTTTGGAGAAGGTTGTGCCAGTCACTGTGACTGTGACCACTCTGATGGCTGTGACCCTGTTCATGGACGCTGTCAGTGCCAGGCTGGCTGGATGG GCGCCCGCTGCCACCTGTCCTGCCCTGAGGGCTTATGGGGAGTCAACTGTAGCAACACCTGCACCTGCAAGAATGGGGGCACCTGTCTCCCTGAGAATGGCAACTGTGTGTGTGCACCCGGATTCCGAGGCCCCTCCTGCCAGAGAT CCTGTCAGCCTGGCCGCTATGGCAAACGCTGTGTGCCCTGCAAGTGCACTAACCACTCCTTCTGCCACCCCTCGAACGGGACCTGCTACTGCCTGGCTGGCTGGACAGGCCCCGACTGCTCCCAGC CATGCCCTCCAGGACACTGGGGAGAAAACTGTGCCCAGACCTGCCAATGTCACCATGGTGGGACCTGCCATCCCCAGGATGGGAGCTGTATCTGccccccaggctggactggacACCACTGCTTAGAAG GCTGCCCTCTGGGGACATTTGGTGCTAACTGCTCCCAGCCATGCCAGTGTGGTCCTGGAGAAAAGTGCCACCCAGAGACTGGGGCCTGTGTATGTCCCccagggcacagtggtgcaccTTGCAGGATTG GAATCCAGGAGCCCTTTACAGTGATGCCGACCACTCCAGTAGCGTATAACTCGCTGGGTGCAGTGATTGGCATTGCAGTGCTGGGGTCCCTTGTGGTAGCCCTGGTGGCACTGTTCATTGGCTATCGGCACTGGCAAAAAGGCAAGGAACACCACCACTTGGCTGTGGCTTACAGCAGCGGGCGACTGGATGGCTCCGAGTATGTCATGCCAG ATGTCCCTCCGAGCTACAGTCACTACTACTCCAACCCCAGCTACCACACCCTGTCGCAGTGCTCCCCAAACCCCCCACCCCCTAACAAG GTTCCAGGCCCGCTCTTTGCCAGCCTGCAGGCCACTGAGCGGCCAGGTGGGGCCCAAGGGCATGATAACCACACCACCCTGCCTGCTGACTGGAAGCACCGCCGGGAGCCCCCTCCAGGGCCTCTGGACAGGG ggaGCAGCCGCCTGGACCGAAGCTACAGCTATAGCTACAGCAATGGCCCAGGTCCATTCTATAATAAAG GGCTCATCTCTGAAGAGGAGCTCGGGGCCAGTGTGGCTTCCCTGAGCAGTGAGAACCCCTATGCCACCATCCGGGACCTGCCCAGCTTGCCAGGGGGCCCCCGGGAGAGCAGCTACATGGAGATGAAAGGCCCTCCCTCAGGATCTTCCCCCAGGCAGCCTCCTCAGTTCTGGGACAGCCAGAGGCGGCGGCAACCCCAGTCACAGAGAGACAGTGGCACCTATGAGCAGCCCAGTCCCCTGATCCATG ACCGAGACTCTGTGGGCTCCCAGCCCCCTCTGCCTCCGGGCCTACCCCCCGGCCACTATGACTCACCCAAGAACAGCCACATCCCTGGACATTATGACTTGCCTCCAGTACGGCATCCCCCATCACCTCCACTTCGACGCCAGGACCGTTGA